The DNA region GTTTAACCTCTAGATTCAGTTGGGTTTCGATTTTCATCGGAATGGTCTTTCCTTCCCCAGTTGTGGGCTGGTTCATCTTCGAACTTATCTGCATCAATAAAGATGATCATTTTGATTAGGAATTTCTGATGAATCGGATCGATTTCATGCAACTAAATCACCTTCTTCTTTGAAGTGATGGCGGTCTTGCCCTCTTTTTCTGCTTGTGTTGTTACTCGGTGAGTGGCATTCAGTTCCGGTGGTTTTGGCCGCTTTGGCTTCCGGTGAGGACTTTCAAGGCGACGTATGGAGTCGATGTATTCCTCTTTCGAAGCAGAGAGGCGTACGTGTCTTTGCTTCGTCTCATCAGAACATGTGGTGTTGTGGTGTTGAGCTGGATAAGATTATTGGGCTTCCTTCTTGGACTTTTTTGGCTGGgccttttttagtttttgtagtTTTCTTTTGTCTATTTACCTTTCTAATGGGATTTCTTGTAAATTTTGACTTTGTTTCATAAAATAtctgtgataaaaaaaaaagaattgaatgCTTCAAAGAATGAACTCAAGCAGATTTTCTGATGATAGAGAAAAGTGTGCCGATCTTCCAATAGAGGTCATTTGAttgtaaatttttgttttttagcaaaaaatatatttaggttTTTCAATAAGATAATCACGCCACCAAATAACCAAGTGAGAGAGGATAAATAGTTACGACAAGAGAGGTCacactaataatttaaatttcatgCTAATTATTTGGAGTAGGCAAAACTAGAAAGAAATGATCTCAACGCACATGTTAATAACATTATGGCGATCAACAACAAGACAATCATGAACATCCCTATACTACTGTGATACCGAAAAATAGTCATGTCACTAGCTATTAACAAACTAAACATTTCATAGTAGTTTTCATAGAAACAACAAAATCTATAGAAATAAAGATATAATACTAAAAGTATGAATGAAAAAGTTAATTGGATATATAATATCCACacatctaataaaaatatggaaATTTACATTGGACTTGTTGTATACATGAGTATGACCATTATATATACTAAGGGATACCTTGACCTATTATGCCATCTCAAGTTATAGTTCTCTTGCTCAGAAGTCACAAAGCAATCCACTTTGGGTTCCGTGCTCAATTTTCTCATCTCTAGAGAAATAAAGATTATATCTTGATAAAAAGAGATCTCACAAATTTGGTTCTCTTTATCGCTTGCCATTCTTCACTCCCTTAAGTCTTTAACCTTAGATCATTCTCTTCTTGGTACTCATGTTGGTGTCTCTGtcctctctttttctctttatcTCTCTTGCTAAATCTTGATTAATTATATTGATACGTAAAATTTGCAGGAGAGCTGAAGATAATAACACTTTTGATCTCAATAACTTACCTGATGATCCTTCCATTGACTTTTTCCCATTCTTTAAAGAAggctcatcttcatcttcatcttctggTACATACTACTCTAGCTTACTCTactctctttattttattaattcgaacTACTAAATCTTGATATTAGTGAAATTAATCTTGATTTACCTTCTGCCTTGGATGTGTGTTGTGTAATGAATAAGAGGGTTTAGAGAGATAACAACAAATGTTTTCATCTAATCACTAGATGTACACTTGATTATTTATTGCGAGAATCAAATTAATATAGTATTGAGTAGAAGCGTTTAGAGAGAAGCAAATCAAAGATGGAAAAGAGTACGAATGTAGATTTTGTTCACTCAAGTTCTTCAAATCTCAAGCTCTCGGTGGCCACATGAACCGCCACCGTCAAGGCAAGTGACCCTGCTTTCTTATATAGTATTAATTTATACGAGTTTGCATAAATAAACTTAACTTTTGGTATGGTGATTTTAGAGAGGGAGACGGAGTCACTTAACAAAGCTCGTGAACTTCTTCGCAACAATACGTTTCCTCCTCATCAAGGTCCTCCATCATTTAGGTATTTttggtttctctctttcttatgcaattttaattcattttccTTTGAACTACTGCTATAGATATCATTTGAATCGACGCCGTTATATTCTATATAGTTATCAGCATGGAGATTTGCATATAGGAGACCCAATAACACCATACAAACCAATGATGTATCCACCAAGATTGTTCTCTCCCTCCGCACCTCTGCCGCCACCGCCACCACCACTTGTGCAACCATATCTTTATCCACCACGGTCTCCTACGCCACCGTTATCGCTTCCTTACCGTCGCACAGACTACTATTTGCACAACAATGGTACACATCACCAAACCCTAACCAATAGCGGTTGCGGTGGTCGCTCACCGCCTGAATCGGGATACAACTTCATCGGTGCACCCGTGGCTAATGGCTCTAGGGTTGCTCCTCCTCTTTGGCGGCCTCTGCCTCCACATAATGGTTATAATTAAGGCAGCGGAATAAATGAGtgtgttttaataaaaatttatccaTTAATGTTAGATTTTATCCATATTTGTTGGAATATCGAAAGAGACATGCCAAAGTAATTGATAATGACAATAAGTGAAATTCACCCTGGAGAGGGAGTGTTGTATTTTGGAGTTATGTGAGAAGTTTATATTTGTATGAAGGAGCAgctttaaactatttttgttttgttttttcgtATTATCATCTGCCCCTTTCGGGTTCGGAGCTGTTTGTGAGACCAAGTGTTGTCTCGTTCTATCTATGTTCTTTGAACTTTTCTTTTCCCTTTGGAGAAATAAAAAGAACATAGAACTGACTTTACTAGGGAGAGGAGACTGGAGAGATCAACTTAGGGGCTGACTGGTTTAACCGCAGccgttgcggttgcggttgcgggagtttacgGGTGCGTgattgcggttttaagcgttttcgagagatttgtacgactggtacagtggttagaaattgttgcgtttgcgggactcttatgactggtaaactaccaattgcaccatctgttaaataataaattaacaatatttacgttttatataattataaaagtattaaaaactataataatataataaatataaaatttatatttataaaatcatattattaaattttaaaaatttatagaaaatattttggtttttaaaattttatgatataaattaaaatataatatgtatatattttataatttctattatttcaatttaaattttttattggatatttttagtattattttatttatttttttttaaagaaaaaaatttatcctcccgcaaccgcccgcaaccgcaaacgctagctggaattaacttttgattttaagaggttcggagcggtttgaagcgatttgtagcgttttctgtgattgtttcgaaacgtcAATAACCGCTgcgaaccgcaaaagctgcgtttgcgggtggtagcagGGAAACCAGTTATGCCCTTAGAGCATAATTATGGCTGATATCCATTtgggtttctttcttttttcctttttttttttctttttcgtttaaaaaaaaaaattaaaacaaaccaatcgcgggccgccacgtgtcgtggggTCCACAAAACTGCCCAGAAAACGTATCCTCGCGAGACTACTTcttctcctttcttcttcttggttcCCACCCTTTATGGTCCCCCCCACCAAAATCCCCCTCCAACATACCCCAATAAATATGCTCTTAGTTCTGGACTTCTTCTACTTGAGTTATAACTAACTCTTATGTTTAAtccttttaatttatatttatgattatatCTATTTTTGCAAAATTTCTGAAAAAGAGAATTTCGTCTTTTTGTTTAATGTGTCTCGTTCTATCTATGTTCTTTGAACTTTTCTTTTCCCTTTGGAGAAATAAAAAGAACATAGAACTGACTTTACTAGGGAGAGGAGACTGGAGATATCAACTTAGTTCTGGACTACTTCTACTTGAGTTATAACTAACTCTTATGTTTAATCcttttaatttacatttatgaTTATATCTATTTTGCAACATTTCTGAAAAAGAGAATTTcgtctttttgtttaatttgttttttttagccAGTTCATCGTCATGACATTATACGCTACAAATCTAAGAAAATCCAAACGCCAacctaaaaaaaagtttatcttGTAAAGGagtcaaatatcaaatatgtgACCTCGGCTGAGGCTTGTTTGTGTGATAAAAggataaataaaatatgcatgaaaataagaaataaatcaTGATTTAGTGAAAGAAGGCTAACCCTAGATATGTAATCAATCATATTCTTCCCAAGAGttatatctatatttaaaaacaaatgagTAATCAAAAAGCGAaggagagagtgagagagagagattgattGAGTGAATCAGTATAGATTATGTGAATGAGTTTAAATTAAGGGCTATTAAAAACAGATGTTGGACTCTTAACTTAGTCACTGAGACATAGAAAACTGTGGTACGGACTTATTGATGCAGTTAAGTTTCTTTGTTTCAGTCTGACGATTACACAACTGCATGCGGTAAAGACTCATTGATGCAGTtgagttttttgttttggttttcagTCTGGCGAGTACAAATCCTATTCTATTATATCAGCTTTTACTATTTCTTAGTTTTGCTCCTCGGTTTCAACTCTACCCTACtcctataatatatatagatgtgtGTTTGTGGCTATACGAGTTCATGAACTCTTATTATGTAGAGCAAATTGTAAGGTATATAATCCTCATTATTATGTACAAATGAACAAGCCTAGATACTTAAGATATTAGGTGTGCGtcgatatataaaaatattcctGAAGTCCATGAACTAATACAAATGGCAAACATCTAATCTTTTATAACTATGAGCATCTCCAACCTATTACCTTATTTTAAAGGGGAACAAAACTTCAAAATGGGGATTTGAGGATTAATTACTCAAACTataaaacctcaaaaaaaattcttaaaaaaattatttatttagacTAGTTCCtaacattaataaaaaatactaataatgataaaacttcacaaatacatataaaacatgcttttaatatattattataaaatatacttttaataaattatacaaCACACaatattacaattttatataataaaaataatataagttatatatataataaaacaacacACATCGGTTAGCCAATGAATTCCGGTATTTGGTACCACCTGTAAGATATgtatatttaaacatttatataatttgtcttaatttatgttaagtttgtttaatgtattttattttgcgTAACCtttacttaatatatatttctatttgtgtgaattttattttaatattatataatatttgttcaatttttattttattttggtgtgTTTAAgctattataaataaaattggtAGATGTATTTgtgaaagaaaataattgtaaagactaagaaaaaaatgaatactagttttgaggttttgaatagtgaaacttcaaatttaagaTGTTACTattcaaaatctcaaaatttaaaGAATTTAGGTTGgattaaaatgacaaaaaactcaaaatttgaggatttgagattgggttggagatgctcagAGAGTAAACGATTAAGTAAGAGCTATGAGTAATTTGTTTCAGAACGATGAAACAGGAAAGTAGAGCCTTTTCTATTTACGCAAATAAGAGTTTTTAGGGTTCAGTTACCGAATGCTATACATATTAGTAGGGTTAGTAGAATAGGCTGCTGAAAATGATGTTCCTATACAATGACACCGCCTCATCTCTATTACACCTATGACCATACAGTTAACTACTTGAACTTTATATAGGTCTTCATAGGCTTGTTTATTTTGGGTATGTTTTGGAGGAATGTAAATTCAGAGTAAATGTTGAGGCTGGATAGCATAGGGCTTAGTAGTAGTATATACTATGACACCTAGTTTTGGCCCACACTATTATTACCGCAAAGCATAGCTAATCAGATTCGGTATAATAAGATTAAACAATTTTAGAGATAATTTGAGGTCTTACCTATGTATTGATAAGGTAAAAAGTAGTGATTGCAGAGTTTTTCAATTACTTAAACCCGGAAACTTTTGAGTTCAAGTTTGATACAGTAATCGAGTTACCTCCCTAGAAACATTTGAATGAGTGTTGATATATATACTAGTTGCTCCttgtaattttatttgattaaatacGTATTTAAGATTTTTCCATTGAGAATATGTTTTGTGAACGTAAAAGCAACAATTTAACCTCCTTGGTAAAAATAGAATCGAGTagtaaaaaaatacaattgGTTTACACACACGAGCAGCAGTCAGTGTATGCATAACCTTCTAACCCCTTAAGAAGGTGTTGGCTTTTGTCTTTCAAGTCCTTCGACTTCTGTCTACTCTGTATACTTCCGGAATCTGATTGCCACTGTGGTTTAATGTGAACCGGTTTTTATACGGTGTATGGTTCGACTTCGACGGTTAAATTAGAACTCGGGTTTGATGATGTAATCGGACCGTCACTAGAGGAGTGATTCTCATTCGGACCGCCGGTCCTGtctaactaataaaaaaaaattaaaaaagacaTGAGAAGGCTTTTGTTTTCTCAATCGAACCCTCTCGAGAAAGACTcgtcttttgttttttgaatcGTAATCGAAAATTGCGAGTGTTTCTGTAGCTTTAGTTTCAAAATCACCAAAGAGGCTTTTGGAAGAGAAGCTCATCTCTTTCTTGGAGTCATGTAAAACCCAGAAACACCTTCTTCAAATCCAATCACAGACTCTAGCTTACGGGTTAGAAGACAACGAATACGTCGGTCCGAGAATCATCTCCGCTTGTTGTCGGATCGCGAGAATCGATCACGCACGCCAAGTGTTCGACAGAATGCCTCAACCAAGTGTTTCTATTTACAACGCCATGTTAAATGGGTATAACCAAAACGACTCGTACGACGACGTTTTGTTGTTGTTCAAGAGAATGAGAAGGAACGATTTGATGCCTAATTGTTTTACTCTCCCTGTCGTTTTAAAAGCTTGCGTGATGGTTAAGGAACTAAGACAAGGAGAGGAGTTGCAGTGCTTTTCTATAAAAACAGGGTTTAGGTCAAACCCTTATGTAGGAACAAAGCTGATTGAGATGTACTCATGTGCAGGAGTGTTAGCATCGGCTAATAAAGTGTTCTGTGAGATGGGTGAGAGAAATGTAGTTATTTGGACTTCATTAATCAATGGGTATATATTGAACAAGGACTTAGTCTCTGCTCGGCGGTTTTTTGATCTGTCTCCTGAGAGAGACACTGTGTTATGGAACACTATGGTATCTGGTTATATCCAAACAGGGAACATGATGGAAGCTAGGAGTCTTTTCGATTCGATGCCTTGTAGAGATGTGATGTCGTGGAACACGGTTTTGGAGGGTTACGCGAGTGTTGGAGACGTTGAAGCTTGTGAAAGAGTTTTCGAAGAAATGACAGAGAGAAATGTGTTCTCTTGGAATGGTTTGATCNNNNNNNNNNNNNNNNNNNNNNNNNNNNNNNNNNNNNNNNNNNNNNNNNNNNNNNNNNNNNNNNNNNNNNNNNNNNNNNNNNNNNNNNNNNNNNNNNNNNAAGGGGTATACTCAAGGTGGGAGGCTTGATAAAGTGTTGGATTGTTTTAAGAGAATGGTAGATGAAGGGAAGGTTACTCCAAACGACGCGACTTTGACTTCAGTGTTATCAGCTTGTGCGAAGTTAGGAGCTTTCGAGTTTGGGAAACGGGTACATAAGCATGGAGAGAGTCTTGGGTATGATAAGGTGAATGTGAACTTCAAGAATGCTTTGGTTgatatgtatgcaaaatgcgGAGCTATAGAGATGGCTATGGAAGTCTTCAATGGGATACAGAGAAGAGATTTGATAAGCTGGAATACTGTTATCAACGGCTTAGCTGCACATGGACATGGCACTGAGGCCTTAGATTTATTCCGTGAGATGAGAACTTGCGGAGTTAGACCTGACAAGATAACATTCGTAGGTGTTCTATGTGCTTGTAGACACATGGGTTTGGTTGAAGATGGGTTAGCTTATTACAGCTCCATGTTTACTGATTTCTCAATAACGCCTCAGATAGAGCATTGTGGTTGTATGGTGGACTTACTATCCCGTGCTGGACTTTTAACACAAGCCGTTGAGTTTATAAACAAAATGCCGGTGAAAGCTGATGCTGTGATATGGGCCACTTTGCTTGGAGCTTCGAAGGTTTACAAGAAGTTGGAGGTCGGTGAGCTTGCTCATGAAGAGCTGGTCAAGCTTGAGCCAAGAAACCCGGCTAATTTCGTGATGCTGTCAAATATATATGGAGATCTTGGGAGATTTGATGATGCTGCGAGGCTAAAAGTTGCTATGAGAGACACAGGTTTTAAGAAAGAAGCAGGTGTTAGCTGGATTGAGACCGATGATGGTTTAGTCAAGTTTTATTCTTCTGGAGAGAAGCATCGTAGAACAGAGGAGTTACAGGGGATCTTGAGAGAGCTGAAGAACTTCAGTATCTTGCttggtgatgatgaagaagaaccaCTTCAAGAACATTTGTTTTGATCTTTGATTATGTTGAAATATTTGTTATGTTGTCAATTTCAAATTGCTAGAAATCATAATGTCTCTTACCCTTCGGTAGCAGGGTGCTTCTTGCAGTCTCTTGCTCTTGCAATGAAGCCTTTATTACAGATCTCGGGGTCACTTTGTTGGTATACGGAAAGATTTCAATACATTCTGTGATACTAGTGTATTGTCCAACTACAAAGTTGAATTGACTTCTTTGTAACTATATAATCACGGGTTTGAAAACACTATTGGCAACTACCACGCTATTAAATTGAGGTTATGACTGAGCTTTCAAGCCACATGCACAGCTATAAAAGCCTATAAGTAGTGTGTGATCTTGTGTGATTGCAGCAAGTAAACAATCTCGaggcaaaaaaaacaaaaaaggatgCGAAAGAGATTCCAAGGAACTTGAGTGAGgattgaggaagaagaaaccaaaagcTTGATCTCATCGCTTCCTTCAGTGATAGATTGCTATGGTGTCAAGTTGTTCAAGTACCAAGGATGTTGGTACGACATACACATTGTCCAAGCACTCAAATCTCCAGAGAAGTTTCAGGCACAAGCAACGGATATGTGTGGACTGAAGTTAAAGGTACTGGTCTGAAGTTCTAGAGTTATATGTGTGGCTTATGATCAAATCTCAAACCGACACTGTTCCCTACTAGAGCCGGTTTGTGCTTATCTTGAATGCGTTGCAATAAAAGTAAACTTGTATCAAAGGGTTTTCAGTGAAGAAATAAACAAGGTTTACAAATTCCTATCACGTCACGTGAAGGAGAATCgctaaaaccaaaaagaaaaagatgagtTTTTAGATCTCGAGAAAATTTATTCGAAAAAACTGACAGACACCATTACACCGTTTGAAATCTTTTGTTTCCCTTGGGCGCTCTAGGCTTTGGACATGTGAATGATCAAGTCGACAACACGGGTGCTGTAACCCCATTCGTTGTCATACCACGACACCAGCTTCACGAAGTTGTCACTCAATGCAATTCCAGCCTTTGCATCAAAAATGCTAGACCTGTTACAAACACACATCACATGAACACATTGGTTTTCAAATCATTACCAATAAAGACTAGAAGATTTGTGTAAATTCAAAGTGCGTAGTGGATATTGTTTTGTTACCTGTTGTCACCAACGAAGTCAGTTGAGACAACATCATCCTCGGTGTAACCAAGGATTCCCTTTAGTTTGCCTTCAGATTCCTCCCTGTAATAATCCAATACATACCAATTAGTTATCAACTTATCATCTTACAAGAGCTATGTGAAActagtgatatatatatatatatatatatactgaaagCTTACTTGATAGCCTTCTTGATCTCGTCGTAGGTTGCAGCTTTCTCGAGTCTGACAGTGAGGTCAACAACTGAAACATCAACGGTGGGAACACGGAAGGACATTCCGGTCAATTTTCCGTTGAGCTGTGGAAGCACCTTTCCGACAGCCTTGGCAGCTCCGGTGCTGCTTGGAATGATGTTGAAGGAAGCAGCTCTTCCACCTCTCCAGTCCTTCATTGATGGACCATCAACAGTCTTCTGGGTAGCTGAAttacacaaacaaaaccaaaaggcaattaataactttaaaaaaaaagtcaaagaaTGAATCAAAGGTAGTGAAATGAATTCATCTATACCAGTGATCGAGTGGACGGTAGTCATGAGTCCCTCAACGATTCCGAACCTGTCGTTGATAACCTGCAGAAACAGATTACAAGTTTCAAATTCAACAATGGGTAATTATACTTGAAACTcctatatataacataaaaggATAATAGAAAAAGAGACCTTGGCAAGTGGAGCAAGGCAGTTAGTGGTGCAACTAGCGTTGGAAACAATGTTGAGATCAGACTTGTATTCATGCTCATTGACACCAACAACAAACATGGGAGCATCTTTGCTTGGGGCAGAGATGACAACTTTCTTGGCACCACcctgcaacaaaaaaaacatttgagattattaaaacttataaaCAAGACTTCTCAATACAGTTATACAGCCAGaccaaaacaaatcaaataacCCACAAAACGTACAAATAACAATTCTTATATcacaagacaaaaaaaagcaaaattAAACCTTCAAGTGAGCAGCGGCCTTGTCCTTGTCAGTGAAGACACCAGTAGACTCAACAACAAAGTCAGCACCGGCCTCACCCCATGGGATATCCTCAGGGTTCCTTCAGAAGTAAGACACCAGAAATTAATAACACAAGAAGAGAAGAGTTATAAACAGATATGAACATATCAAACGAGATATGAATGTACCTGATGCCAAAAACAGTGACTGGCTTCTCACCGAAGAGAAGGGTTTTCTCATCCTTTATCTTAAGCTCATTGTGCTTCCACTGTCCGTGAACACTGTCGTACTTGAACATGTATGTCTGCAATAAACATAAA from Raphanus sativus cultivar WK10039 chromosome 8, ASM80110v3, whole genome shotgun sequence includes:
- the LOC108823033 gene encoding glyceraldehyde-3-phosphate dehydrogenase, cytosolic, yielding MADKKIKIGINGFGRIGRLVARVILQRNDVELVAVNDPFITTEYMTYMFKYDSVHGQWKHNELKIKDEKTLLFGEKPVTVFGIRNPEDIPWGEAGADFVVESTGVFTDKDKAAAHLKGGAKKVVISAPSKDAPMFVVGVNEHEYKSDLNIVSNASCTTNCLAPLAKVINDRFGIVEGLMTTVHSITATQKTVDGPSMKDWRGGRAASFNIIPSSTGAAKAVGKVLPQLNGKLTGMSFRVPTVDVSVVDLTVRLEKAATYDEIKKAIKEESEGKLKGILGYTEDDVVSTDFVGDNRSSIFDAKAGIALSDNFVKLVSWYDNEWGYSTRVVDLIIHMSKA